The following coding sequences lie in one Hippoglossus hippoglossus isolate fHipHip1 chromosome 14, fHipHip1.pri, whole genome shotgun sequence genomic window:
- the dbn1 gene encoding drebrin isoform X1 — translation MFTSHFISGTSGLCLISSSLSLQHIWFTSLICCLLHADDGVLLFRSVPPGDNDDEASTEQNMAAGSPIPKIITTTIKEDLNREEEDERDVWDPAPKPDPKAPVQESPSSKPVQSVAPQARDSPGFNVWESGTDRLVNLWDSSCDNPTDPSQTSQSSNLVDLMGDDNVLPSAAAAAASRPQPLLSFDEMIDGSFCAGPGAEDDPSSLVDVTTSDQMTLSYQHALQHVSGDGQEADDVQLLLTNGETLLKEGTQASEGYFSQSQEEEFGQSEESSAKPAPVFYNKPPEIDITCWDTDPVVDDDDD, via the exons atgttCACGAGTCACTTTATTTCTGGAACATCTGGACTTTGTCTCATCAGCTCATCTTTGTCACTTCAACACATCTGGTTCACGAGTTTGATTTGTTGCTTGTTGCACGCTGACGACGGTGTGTTGTTGTTCCGCTCTGTTCCTCCAGGGGACAATGACGACGAAGCGAGCACAGAGCAGAACATGGCCGCCGGGTCGCCCATCCCCAAAATCATCACCACAACCATCAAAGAGGATttgaacagagaggaggaggatgagagagacGTGTGGG ATCCGGCCCCAAAGCCGGATCCGAAGGCGCCGGTGCAGGAGTCCCCGTCCTCTAAGCCCGTGCAGAGCGTCGCCCCGCAGGCCCGCGACTCCCCCGGCTTCAACGTGTGGGAGTCTGGGACGGACCGACTGGTCAACCTGTGGGACAGCAGCTGCGACAACCCCACCGACCCCTCCCAGACCTCCCAGTCCTCCAACCTGGTGGACCTGATGGGCGATGACAACGTCCTGCCCagtgccgccgccgccgccgccagcCGACCTCAGCCCCTCCTCAGCTTTGACGAGATGATCGACGGCTCCTTCTGCGCGGGCCCCGGGGCCGAGGACGACCCCTCCAGTCTGGTGGACGTGACGACCTCGGACCAGATGACCCTCAGCTACCAGCATGCACTGCAGCATGTGTCCGGGGATGGGCAGGAGGCTGATGACGTACAGCTTCTGCTGACCAATGGGGAGACGCTGCTGAAAGAAGGGACGCAG GCGAGCGAGGGATacttcagccaatcacaggaggaagaatttggccaatcagaggaATCCTCAGCCAAACCAGCGCCGGTCTTTTATAACAA
- the dbn1 gene encoding drebrin isoform X2, which translates to MAAGSPIPKIITTTIKEDLNREEEDERDVWDPAPKPDPKAPVQESPSSKPVQSVAPQARDSPGFNVWESGTDRLVNLWDSSCDNPTDPSQTSQSSNLVDLMGDDNVLPSAAAAAASRPQPLLSFDEMIDGSFCAGPGAEDDPSSLVDVTTSDQMTLSYQHALQHVSGDGQEADDVQLLLTNGETLLKEGTQASEGYFSQSQEEEFGQSEESSAKPAPVFYNKPPEIDITCWDTDPVVDDDDD; encoded by the exons ATGGCCGCCGGGTCGCCCATCCCCAAAATCATCACCACAACCATCAAAGAGGATttgaacagagaggaggaggatgagagagacGTGTGGG ATCCGGCCCCAAAGCCGGATCCGAAGGCGCCGGTGCAGGAGTCCCCGTCCTCTAAGCCCGTGCAGAGCGTCGCCCCGCAGGCCCGCGACTCCCCCGGCTTCAACGTGTGGGAGTCTGGGACGGACCGACTGGTCAACCTGTGGGACAGCAGCTGCGACAACCCCACCGACCCCTCCCAGACCTCCCAGTCCTCCAACCTGGTGGACCTGATGGGCGATGACAACGTCCTGCCCagtgccgccgccgccgccgccagcCGACCTCAGCCCCTCCTCAGCTTTGACGAGATGATCGACGGCTCCTTCTGCGCGGGCCCCGGGGCCGAGGACGACCCCTCCAGTCTGGTGGACGTGACGACCTCGGACCAGATGACCCTCAGCTACCAGCATGCACTGCAGCATGTGTCCGGGGATGGGCAGGAGGCTGATGACGTACAGCTTCTGCTGACCAATGGGGAGACGCTGCTGAAAGAAGGGACGCAG GCGAGCGAGGGATacttcagccaatcacaggaggaagaatttggccaatcagaggaATCCTCAGCCAAACCAGCGCCGGTCTTTTATAACAA